The sequence CGGCTTCCGCGGGCTTCTCCACCGCGGGCGCGGATGCGGTCCGCGGCGCGGCGGCCGCCGGGGCGGAGGCGACCACCGGCGGCGCCGTGGGGTCGGGCTGGGGCGGCTGCGCGAAGGGGTTGGGCTGCACGCCCACCTCGGCGTAGTCGCGGTAGATGCCCAGGATGGGGTTGGGCGCCTGCAGCTCGCGCCGGAACTCGTCCATCACCTCCGCGCGGTCCGTTTCCAGGTACTCGCGCTCACCGGAAAGGAGGCGCAGCAGGGCGTGCTCGTACTCCGCCAGCTCCGCGAAGCCCAGCTCCGAGCGGATCAGCCGGTACGGCACCACCTCCTGGTACAGGTCGCCGATGGTCAGCGCCCGCCCGGGGTCGCGGGCAAGCGCCGTGGCGATGCGCCGGTACAGCCGGTCGAGTGCGTCCACTGAGAGTGCGAAAGTGCGAAGGTGCGAGAGTGCGAAAGTGAGCTGCCGAAATCAGCAGCTCACGGCGTGGATTGGCGCGGGGCCGAGCGCATCAGCGTGCGCAGCTCGGCGGGCGCGCGGCGAAGCTCCTGGTCGGCCTCGGCGGCGCGGCCCGACTCGCGTAGGGCGCGCACCAGCCCGCCCCAGGCGCGGAGCGATTCGCGGTCGTGCCGCAGGGCCACGCGAAAGCGCTCCACCGCCTCCGGGGCGCGGCGCGCATCCAGCAGCAGGTAGCCCAACTCGGCGTGAAGCTCGGCGTGCTCCGGGTTTGCATCCAGCCCCGCCTGCAGCTCGCGCCGCGCATCCGCCGGGCGGCCCGCTTCGCGGTAGATGCGGGCCAGGTACACGCGGGCCAGGGCGTCGCGCGGATGCTCGG comes from Longimicrobium sp. and encodes:
- a CDS encoding zinc ribbon domain-containing protein, with translation MDALDRLYRRIATALARDPGRALTIGDLYQEVVPYRLIRSELGFAELAEYEHALLRLLSGEREYLETDRAEVMDEFRRELQAPNPILGIYRDYAEVGVQPNPFAQPPQPDPTAPPVVASAPAAAAPRTASAPAVEKPAEAAAPAEPPRPRPKPCPACRSPLPVERQARFCPFCGKVLVPVPCADCSAMLEPEWGFCATCGAPRTAGAGSPPASRPEQRLR
- a CDS encoding tetratricopeptide repeat protein, translated to ALPDDDEPLVRDDEAPVHAVPAEARRRFPRQALLALAVLGLLLVAAVRMRGGQDEGALQRGEQAFLAGRVAEAEREFRAHTAEHPRDALARVYLARIYREAGRPADARRELQAGLDANPEHAELHAELGYLLLDARRAPEAVERFRVALRHDRESLRAWGGLVRALRESGRAAEADQELRRAPAELRTLMRSAPRQSTP